In Anolis carolinensis isolate JA03-04 chromosome 4, rAnoCar3.1.pri, whole genome shotgun sequence, the genomic window ttgttgttttgtgaattgccatgatgccatcactcttttatatatatagattaatcttgccattatgtaagaccgctctgggtccccctgggggagaaaagcggtatataaattaattaaatacataaataataaataaataataaattttgaaaGCATAGATACAATTGTAATTATGTCTATATCATTGAAGACATGAGACTTCACATTAGAGTAAGCATGTTTGAACTGTACTGTTAGAGTATCTTGATGAATACACGTGTACTACATTTTAGCTTCCTAAGCATTGTAGATATGCTTCAGGCATTCTGATATTCAAATATCAGAATGCCTGATATATTTGAAATCAATGGAAGACTAGTATTAAAGAATAAGATGGGGATAAATACGTTTTGCATGAATGACTAGATAGAGAATTACTGGCAGTAGAAATATCCTTTTTACAACCATGTTGGCACAGTTAGGGGGTCCAATATAGTAGAAATCAATTGATGTTCGCTTATATTAAACATTGGTATGGGATAAACCAATGCCATCACAGTTTTAGGTACTAAACAGAAATAACTTTTGGAGCTCAGTCTGTCTGCAGTACAGATCATGCTAAACTGCACTGATACACATCTGATGTATGGTAAGTAGAATGCAGGACCTGGTATCTTAATGCTTATTTAATGTAAAATCAACCCTTGAAATGACTATTGTTTTCTATTATAATTCATAGCAAAATCCTATAGAAATATGTATAGCTCTTACAAATGGAAATATCAACTTGCATTGAGGCAGGAGGTTCATGGTCATCCGCCCTATCCATAGATTCTGTggacagtagtgtctcacttatccaacataaacgggccggcagaacgttggataagtgaaaatgttggataataagaagggattaaggaaaagcctattaaacattaaattacattatgattttacaaattaagcaccaaaatatcatgttttacatcaaattgacagaaaaagcagttcaatacatggtaaggtaatgtaattattgtatttacaaattaagcaccaaaatatcgcaatgtattgaaaacattgactacaaaaacattgactactaaaaggccgactcttttggataatacagaatgttggataagtggaggttggataagcgagactactgtatttataattagCTGCATGCTGTTCAGACACTGTGTCTTATATACATCCAATAATGCACACCTCCTAATGTCTCGAAAGAAATTCtgtgtacagtgggcccttggtatcagcTGGATATTGGTTCTAGAACTTCCTATAGATATCACTATCTGTGAAtgcccattatatacagtgtccATTATTTAAAGTGGCAAAGttaagatttgttttttggacatttaaaatatttgaaatcatggataatggaatccatggatgcacaaTCCATAGATAGATATGGTGAACTAACTGTGTGTACAAGTGTAGAAGAGCTAGGGTTGTGCAGTCTTGGGCATTTTCAGTAGTAAATATTGTTACTGCTTAAATTGCTAAATGATTGGATAGTTCTTATTTTCTAAACTTCCAGCAAGtagaaaaaatgtataaaatacacTGGAAAAGATTGAACCTGTCAAAATTTCAGAGCTCTTTATGTATGGCTCTTTATAAACATATGAGTGTTGACAAATTACTTATAGGTCATACAGTTTAATATACTACTTGTATAACCAAGATTGTTTTGATGATAATTTATTCTCCTGCTATGGGCAAGGTCTACTCATAGTAAAATTGTCTTTTTGAAATGCAGGATTGTGGAACTAAATAGAGGAACACCTCCACTGACATACAAGAGGTTTCTCCAGATACTGACTACACTTGGAGATCCTGAGATGCCTGTAGAGGACCTTACAGCTGAAAATTCACAGTAAGGCATGACTGCATTGCTATAACATGAAATGCATTCTActaatttaaaatgcaattccaAGCATGTTTACTatggttgtgtgctttcaagacggttccagcttatggtgaccctattgtgaaactatcacagggttttctttggcaagatttgggttagggttagggtgaaTGTTAACCCTTGTTTCTAGATTTTTAGTCCAAGAATGAAATCATTTCACCACATTGGCTCTCAAATAAATGTCATTCAGTGGAGCTTCCTTTCGAAGAACTGTCACCTTTTATTGTTAATGATTGtcttcagttctaagacacactttcccccctatacaaacaactttaaaaatggggtgcatcttagaattgcaggtatattttggtggtggtgatggtggtgaaattagggtgtgtcttacaatcaatgatGTCTTACAATTGAAATATGATAGTTAGGTTATGTTTTTAGgtcttgttttcattttatatttgaatttcatttttattgtttatttgaatTTGTTATATCAACCCAGTCTAGCCATAGTTAAATACTTTTAACTGTCACTGATTTCAGTAGAATTGCAGTAAAATTAAGCTGACTATCCTTGAGATTTAAAACTGCTTAGACCTGATTAGATGGTGCTCTATAATAGgtattcttaaacttttccactcaagaCCCTTTTTGACCTAAGAAATTCTTACATAACTCtgagtatatagatatataaaataggtataaaatcaaacatttactgataacaaattagcatttgcgaggcttactaaacaggctgattttcctttttatgaagtataacTGGAGGATCTTCTGCAGAATCCGTTGTAAACCCTTCACAacatatttgtgtaaatgtctaaaacagccactaggtgatatTCAGAAATCATTTCCATTTGCCAAACATCAAATTTATTAAAGGGACCCacattttaagaagcagtgctgtaTAATCATGGATACATATTTTTTACTTGTACACCCATTAGCCCCTGGCAAAACTATATTGCATAACATTCTGCCAATTCTATCATTGAAGTTTATAATGTAGACATGTTTTATGTGTGATTGGGTTGAAGCTATTTTAAGGAATAAAGCATTATATAAGAGCCAGAACAATAGCAATAGGAACTCAGCTCATATCCATTATGATAGCAGTTTAAATATCCTATCTTGTACATCTAATTCTTGATTAGCAAATATCATTTTATTGTAGCTTATCTGAGGACTCTTTAATTTGCAGTGACTTCTGGTGATCCCTGCTTATGTTATGTTTAGCATAAGAAAATTCAAAAACAGGCTATCAGATTTTCCCGTTTTTATTAGCTAGAGGACATGGGTTTCCGCCAGTGCTGCTTTCTAGTGGATCTTAATGGTCTGTGATGAGTGTCTTGATCTCATTTAGCATGCTGAATGGGACAGGCTTTTCGGCTCCCTATGGCAACTTTGTGATAAGTTATTTCTTTTTACCTCCTTAGAAAACTCTGCCCTCTCCCCGAGGAGGACCTGGATGAATGTTACAGAGTGCCTCTCCCTGAGGATTTAGGAATTTCCAAAGAGCACCTGTCACCTTGGAGAGGTGGGGAAACTACTGGGCTACAGCGACTCGAAGAGCACATGAAAAATCAGGTCAGTCTTCTTCCTGAGATGTGTTTCTTACTCCTGGCATTTGCAAGCAGAAAAACAGTCTCCAATCTTCCTAATAGCCATTGTCTGAGAAATATAAATGCTTTTCCTATCATAAATGATCTAGAAGATGTGCCAtatgtttttgtttaatttttgcaaATCATCTTCAAAGTTTAGCTTTAACTACAGTGATTTTTTTCATTTGCAGTTGGGCATATTTCTTATGAGTGTACTCATCATACAAGGGCGGAGAATTGGTCACAAGGTAGAACCAGTAGCACTGGTCCAATCATCTTTTGTGAACCAAAAATACCATCACTGAAAATGGACAGTTAATGGAGATGGGCAAAAACTTGCCTGACCTCTTAAAATGTGCACCTAGTATTCCATTAGCCGGCCATAGTTTCCTTGTGTATGCCTTCCctagcactttaatgggacaatAGTTCTGGTATCTACCTTTCCCCCATCGTATCTgacattaccctgtttccctgaaaataagacatccccaaaaaataagacctagtagagggtttgttgaattgctaaatataaggcctcccctgaaagtaagacctagcaaagtttttgtttggaagcatgcccggcacctgccaaacaaacaccagagcatgcaggattggtaaatgtacataccagttgtacatgaaaataatggtagtaacaagaaatgcttgacaggagtcacagtttgtttggtttggttatgttggtttgtgataacaactactgtacagtatataaaaaatgttcatttttttgttcataaatgtgaattctacttcatggaaaaataagacatcccctgaaaataagacctagcacatctttgggatcaaaaaataatataagacactgtcttattttcggggaaacacggtacttgcACTttatttggcccagttctttttaggagccaacccaggattttatcaaggtATGTTCATTATATGTGacttcatttgttttatgacttgtttttattgttgattgacttgttttattgttgagtttttttacattgtctgttttgcctaggcttggccccatgtaagccgccccgagtcccttcggggagatggggcagggtataaattattattattattattattattattattattattattattattattattattattattattattatctcactgCCCCATCCCCCAATTGGGACTCATGGCAGATATACCATGGATGTTCTACCGTTTCCTTTTAACCCATAAGCATGGCATATAATTGTGAGTGtgttcatgtgccttcaagttgcctgctggccccatgaattccatagggttttttaaggcaaggaatactcagaagagATTTTGGGAGttacttcctctaaaatatagcttaCACCACCTGGTATTCATTTGTAGTTTGCCATCCAGGCTACcctgcttagcctccaagatcagataggacctGAGGCCTTTTTGATACCTTGACCAGTTATGAAAGGTTATGTAACCAATATTTGTTTCAAATGATATTCAGAGTAGCTTCCATAGAACATTAAAAATGAGTACAAATATGAAATATTGACATGAGATCTAAGATCTAATAAGAATGATCAACTAAGACATGCAAACTGACCATAGTAACAATCGTATTTATACACTGTTTTTTTAtgtttctctatttttcttttaaggGGTGGATAGCAAAGTTTACTAAGCCAAGAACTATTCCAAATTCTCTGCTTCCGAGTACTACAGGCTTGAGTCCCTATTTCAGCTTGGGTTGTTTATCAGTTCGGATGTTTTTTTATCGGCTGTCCAAAATTTATGCTCAGGTAAAAgtgcaggttttttaaaaattacttattTGAGATGTTTTCAACTTTACAGTTTGGCTAAAATAAACTCCAAAAGTGTCTTGCAAAAAGTAGAGATCAGATAGTGCCAGAACTTAAATTTACAATGTAGAAATCACAACACAAAAGGGAACGAGAGAGGGAAGtacaaagaagaaagagaaatcaaACATACACAATAGTTATTAATTGCAACTTGTTCTTATAATGACCAACTAGGATGGAAAAAGTTCAGAGAGAGGAACCAAACAGTAGTGGTCTCTAAGCAGAATAAGTTGAGTGACCCTGCCCTCCTGTGAGGCTCTGAATAGGTTTCTGAAACCAGTTTTAGAGCCAGGTTGAGCTCATGTGGTCGCAAACATTTCAAGACCTTTCTTAACATTAACACTTGAAACTGAGTCCAGAAACAGATGGATAATGGTGCCAAATGAAGTTtgcaggctgcctttgaaaatggctCTAGACCAGGGTAGGCAAAGTATGAGCTGTATATGTCCCCTAGGCCTGTTTTATGGATCCATGGGGCCTTTTGGGGTAAAATAAATCCTCCTTCCAAAGGGCATGTAGGATTTTTTCATTGTGTTTCCCACTGTAGGCCAATTTAGACTCAGAAAAAGCCTTTCTTTCAACAAGGACTGACTTCCACTCACTTcttattgtttgaaaaaaaagaCCTCTCTGGGGTCTAAAATGGTTCAGGAAGGTCAAAAAACATGGTCAAATGCCCCCTTCCTCAGTCTCTAGAAGTCatttcaggagggggggggggacacaataATTTCATATTTATGTGTGTACAAGTGCAGTGGGGGCACATTTGCCCACAATTGCTCTAGACTGAGAATATAGCGATAGCTTAGTGGTAATGTAGCTGAGCCTACTTTCTCCTGGTAGCACAACTAAGCAAGCACTTCAAgccaatgtggccagtccagctccCATAATGCTGATCCTAGAGCACAGCCAAAGATTTACCTGATTTGGCAAGAGACATGTAACACCATGCAAAATTGATTACAGACCTCCATTAAGAGCAACCGTCTTCCCAAAATATTTTGCTATGTTTGTTTGAATATATCTGCATATCTCAGTCAAAAGGgttttgcttatttatttctcTGGTCTTGTGTATGTTTTCACGGGCCTTTATGTCTGTGTTACAGTCAAAGAACCATTCCTTGCCACCAGTATCTCTTCAAGGACAACTGCTTTGGAGAGAATTCTTTTATACAGTAGCATCCGCAACGCCCAACTTTACAAAAATGGTTGGGAATCCCATCTGCCTTCAGATAGAATGGTACGAAGATGCAGAGAAACTCCACAAATGGAAAACGGTAAgactacagtacagtctcacttatccagccttcacttatcctatgttctgtattatccaacgcagtctgccttttagtagtcagtgtttttgtagtcaatgatttcaataaattgcgatattttagtgctaaattcataaatacagtaattactacgcaatgttactgtgtattgaactgctttttctgtcaatttgttgtaaaacatggatgAGCAATGTTTATAGTGTAATATGAACTTAATGTTGGGATGGGGTGGACAGAACATCCTTAAAGTATATAGATTAGATGTTGATCAATCTTTTTTTACAGTGCAGGGATCATTTCCAAAAAAATTCTTTTTGTTAGATTCTCTTTTTACCCCCTGAAAAAATtaagaaacagctttttaaaacccttatattttaaaacaatggagAAGAAAGCAAATCTCAACATGATGCTAGACATCATTAGCAAAAACTTCAAACATGAAATGTACACTGTGGGGAGGAGGGATTTACATCATCAGTGGGAGTTTTATTTCCAGAGTTAATAACCCTTTCCCCAGCTCCAGTTTATCAGGATTGTGACAAGGAAGAAAAAGGCTTGGTATCCATTTTCAGTGAAAAGTATGGTCTTCCATCTTGTTAGTCTCTTTCAGAAACACATATAGTTGCTAATGATGATTTTAGTCCTGATATTTAGTATAGCACTGTATTCTTTTGATAAATAGGAAATTGTAatttttctttcaataaaaaGGCAATAGTGAAGGAAAGAGACAAACACACTTGAGCTAGGTTTTAAGAAATTGAGaccatttgttttgttgttgttgttgttgttgttgttgttgttgtttttaggcacAGACAGGCTTCCCATGGATTGATGCCATTATGACCCAACTCCGTCAGGAAGGCTGGATACACCATCTTGCTCGCCATGCTGTGGCGTGCTTCCTGACACGGGGGGATCTCTGGATCAGTTGGGAGGAAGGGATGAAGGTTTGCAATTATTCTTTTATCTGGAATCATATTTGATAATACTGTAAAAAGAAAACTGCCTTGGTATGAAAGTAATCTCAGTTCTTTTGTATTAGTTCCTTGAGATGAAAGGTTTGAGAAAGTTCAGTTCTGCTCTTCTTTAAATTTTTGTTTCACTATTTTTAATATACAAAAAAGCATTTAAATTCATCCGGGTTTCATTTTATTACTCTTGTTAATTCAAGGTGTTTGAAGAGCTGCTTCTGGATTCAGATTATAGCATTAATGCGGGGAACTGGATGTGGCTGTCAGCGAGTGCTTTCTTCCACCAGTACTCACGCATTTTCTGCCCTGTTCGTTTTGGCAAGCGTACAGATCCAGAAGGGCATTATATTCGGTAAGTTCCCATGGTTGAATGTTTCCATTAACTCAGTGCCTGTCATCCTAAGGACGTAGAATATCATGCCATCCAGTTCTTATAATGGTGAACACAGTGTATACCAGCAAATGCATCAGGACAATGTAATGACAATAGTGGTCTATAATTATTACCTTTCATCAGATGGTATTCAGTAGCAGGTGGCTTCTATTTAGCCATTTGCATGCAGTAGTACTTGATAGACTGAACTGTTCCCCATGAATTAACCTAATCCTCTCCACTAACATATAATACCTATCATTACTTCTAAAATGAGCTCAAAATATAAAGTGACATGAAATCATTTCTAATTGCATCCAGTGCATTGGAGTAGCATTTGTAGCGGAAAATAAGCCTTGCCTCCTTTGCAGTTGCCCTAGTCCCCCAGATTAGAATGGAGATAAATCAAGTCAAAATGTGCACTTGTATTTGAATAGATCATCAGTTAGTTTAATTTGATTTCTTTATGTCGTGTCTGCATTTGACTTCAGGGTGTACAATCTACTATGCATAACGACGACCTCCATAGATTGTGTCTCATTTGTCCTGCATTTATCTATAGAATGTATACTAATTACATTTTCCAGAAAATACCTCCCAGTCCTGAAGAATTTTCCCTCGAAATATATTTATGAACCTTGGACAGCACCAGCAGAAGCACAGAGAGAAGCAGGCTGTATTATAGGTAATATTCAATACTTATCTGTAGATTATATTCATATGGTCTATGGATCTAGCATATTTATATGGTATATGGATGTTTTTATTTGAATGCTTTCTGGACCTTGAGCTAGCATAGTAATGTGCCCCCTTTCCTCATTAATCTTTAGTCATAAAATCACAAAGTTTCTACCAACTGAATTTCTGTAAAAATTGATCTGagattattttcaaaataattatttttgtatcctttttATCTTGCATTAGGTAAAGAATATCCCTTTCCTATGGTAAACCACAAAGAAGTCAGTGATAATAATCTGCAGCTGATGAAACAAGTCAGAGAAGAACAGTATAAAACAGCTCAGCTCACAAGAGGTGTGTCCACCAACAACAAACATTGGATCATCTTAGTATAATGGAAATTGTGGGTTTCTCATAAAATCTTGATAATACAGTAGTTTCTATCAAGTAGCAAAATAGTCATCCACTCTTTTCAGCCTTTTAACCCAGAACTTCATATATTTTTATGTTACCACAAAATTCAAATCCACCACAAAATAATCCAAATGTAATATCAAGAGATGAGAAATTATGCATGTAGgtacatatacatattttaatgattctgctgctgtctgtggAAAAGGGAGATCTGAAGGACATTGTCCTTTTTGAAAATCCTCAAAGGTCAGTCACCTTCTTCGAATACCCAACCTGCTCAGCCCTAACTTTGGTTTCTGAGATTCTACCATGATTTTAGAAGCCAGGAAGTGTACAACAGTGTGCATGCCTTGTAGGTATCTAGTCTTCTTTGAATTCCATAACTGATACCCTATTTATTTATAATCTGTATTATGAGGCTttagatcatgatattttggttggcatgatttttaactgttgtaatgtttacatttttatgtctacatttttaaatatttaatattttaagctttgattttgtatgtgttttgaggtatcgaattgtgccatgtgtaagcctccttgagtccccttcgggatgagaaaggcggggtataaatgggacaaataaataatatatggcCACTGAGTTCAAAGAAAATTCGCAGTATATGTTAAAATTAGAATGTGCTTGTTATTCTTTTAAGTTTTGCTTTTGAAGATGGAAAGTGCTTAGAAAACTAGAGAATATGTAGAATTCCCTAGaaactattattactattggtTATGTTTCTATGGTTAAGGGCAGGATCCCACAACTAATTCTCCCAGCCCAGTACAACTTGaggcttttatttttcaaaagaacCTTCTTTCTCGTGAAATATTATAAACAACCTCTAAACAGTTTTTAAACCTAGTTTATGATATGAAGTTAAAATTGGGTAAAAGTGCAGTTCAAAGTGGGAAGGGTTATGATAATTTATTAGGTATACCCAAGCTCATGGCTGTGCTTAAAGTTATGTTGGATTGCTGTCAAagtattttatttgcatttctaaCAGTTGCTGAATTACATGGGCACTGTTTCATTTGAATAAGATTTCTAACCATTGTATCTGACCAGTCAAGTGACAATACTGAATTACCTTCCAACTCTTAAGATTTTGTGATGATACTATGATATTCTCCTCCTTTCTAGATGATGTTGATGATCCAATGGAAATGGGGCTAAAACATCGACATTCAGAAGAGGTCACTCCAAAAGGAAAACATGCCAGAAAAGCTGaagaattataaaaaaaaaaccctaacctTCATGTTTACTTTGTAGTAAGTCTCACTTTATTCAGTGGGACATATTTCCGAATATGTATTTTGAGAATCACAACCTGTTGCATCAAAAgacgtttttttttaaattatgcagACAATAGACACTTTTATCAGAATGGAAAGTGGCACTGAGCTGCAGGTAGCAATTGTTGCtcacatagaatagaatcatagagttgaaagagaccacaaggactatcCTGTCCAACTCCCTCCcccaatgcaggaaaagcacaatcaaagctcccctgacaaatggccatctagcctgtgcttaacagcctccaaagaaggagcttcagccttctaccacactctgaggcagagagttccactgctgaacagctcttacagtcaggaaattcttcctaatattcaggtggaatctcatttcctgtgatTTGAACCCTTTGtttcaagtcctagtctccaaggcagtagaaaacaagcctgccaaatatttaaacatggctatcacgtctcctctcaacctGATTTTGTACTCTGCAATCAATATGTTTTTCTTAAAACATCTACATTTGAAATCACTCATGGAGCAACCAAATGTAGATTAATCATGCAGTTTCTAGCCTTCTCTGCTCTGGCATTCTAGTTGCAGAGTTTCATGCCATTGCAGGCATGTTTGGCATGAAAACTGGCTTTATTCTGTCACCAAGTTAAAGCATAACCTTTTATCATAGGCTTCGAAGACTAAATATCTTGCCAGAATATGTATCGGTATATGATTTTAAACTGATTTAAATTATTGTTCagttgttttaagttattttatgtGGCTTTTGGCTGTTTAAATTGTTAAATTACttcttactgttttaaattgATGTATTTGTACACTGCCCCAAGACAGAGTAagctataaatattttaataaataaattttatagtgagtattatatatttatgTTCTGGCTGTTTGGCATGGACTCGCTGTTTTACATCATTTTACTCTGATTTTTGTTAAGTCAAAAGTGACAATCCTTTTATTATGAAATTTTGTTTCAAGAAGAAATACAAGCTGTTTTTAATCATCCTGCTTTGTTCAATAACCAAAGAGAAATGTGAGTCAAGGACATTTATATGCCTGTTATGAAACCCATAGTCATTATCTAGAGAGTTTACAGTTCAAACAACATGTGATACAACTGTACAAAGGGCGGGGGGAGGGATCCTAAAACCCATAGACAATACCACTTCATGTTGTTTCCCAGACAATTTATATTAAGGAAATATTTGAACATGAAATATTGTAAGAGATGATTGTTTTAAGTGTGGTGTGCAGCTTAAGAAACTTAAGGTATGAAGATAGGAAAAAGTGAGAAAACAAGCTTCTTAAAAAACATTCCAATTGATTTTATTTGGAGAGAACAAGAGAACTGTCAAGAATGGAAATGAAGGAAATGTGGCCAACAGAAGCTCAGCGCAGAGCTTTAAAACAATAATTGCATAAAACAGATAAAGAAACCAGTGTACAGGTTTTATGTGTTGATGTGAGCAATGTGAAGTTTTCACCTCCAACGAAGGTAAAATAATGTGAAATAGGCTATCATTGGCCTGTTTTTACCTTTTATAACAGCTATATTTATCTGGAGGTGTTTCAGTACGGAAGCTTTCCAAGATTCTCTCTGTATTATGTCTGAAAAGGAACTTCATATCTTGCAAAGTATGGCGGCATTATACATTTGAGACATCCATTCTTGCACTGCAgagttatccaaaagcttgatcccagagccaggtcttcactttccttctgaaggccaaaagggagggggctgaccttacatcgctggggagggagttccacagttgaggggccaccaccaagaaggccccgtctctcgtccccgccagccgtgcCTGCGAACCAGGCGGGACCGAAAGCAGGATTCTTGAATTATTCTGGAATACATAAGGGATTAATGTAGATAAAATCAGCCAGGCCATCAATCTAAACTTCCGTAACATGAAAGAGATGACTTTTGCAATATTGTGCACAGGGAAATATGACAGGACATATTAACTTtctgaaaatgtgtgtgtatatagcatATTGTTCAATTTTGCCTGAttttggaggagaaagaggatCAGACCATATTAATGTTTGGATGGAAGGCCATCAGAGGAAAGCAGAAATCTTTCACTAGGGTAGGAAAGAATCCTGTCTGAAAGAATATAGAGTAGATGTCAGCCAGAAACGAGAATATTTAGCTAGATGGTTAGTACTCTAAATAGGTATGTGGGATGCCTTGCATAACAGTTCACGTGTACACACACACCTGTGACTGTTCTATTTTTCGTTCTACACCCTGGAATTGAGATGGATTTAACTGGCATTTTTACCAATGTATATACACAAGACACTTAACACTATGAAGGCACAAAATATGATTGTAGCACAAAAATGAAGTAAACAAAACTAAAGTGCCGCTTCCTGATCAAGTATTctctttactatttatttatttatttatttatttgccccatttataccccgcctttctcaccccgaaggggactcaagacggcttacacatggcacaattcgatgccccaaaacacatataaaatcaaagcttaaaatattaaatattttaaaaatttagacataaaagtttaaacattacaacagttaaaaatcacatcaaccaaaaaatcatggtctaaagccattccaaggtcattatacattttagacatccattcttgcactgcagagctatccaaaagcttgatcccagagccaggtcttcactttccttctgaaggccaaaagGGAGGGGACTGACCTtacatcgctggggagggagttccaca contains:
- the LOC100555537 gene encoding cryptochrome-1; the protein is MSHRTIHLFRKGLRLHDNPTLLAALKSSEIVFPVYILDRKFMTSAMQLGTIRWHFLLQSLADLQASLKKLNSCLWIIQGEYEAILREHVKKWNITQVTFDDEIEPFYKEMERTIQNIGKEMGFEVFSMVGHTLYDVKRIVELNRGTPPLTYKRFLQILTTLGDPEMPVEDLTAENSQKLCPLPEEDLDECYRVPLPEDLGISKEHLSPWRGGETTGLQRLEEHMKNQGWIAKFTKPRTIPNSLLPSTTGLSPYFSLGCLSVRMFFYRLSKIYAQSKNHSLPPVSLQGQLLWREFFYTVASATPNFTKMVGNPICLQIEWYEDAEKLHKWKTAQTGFPWIDAIMTQLRQEGWIHHLARHAVACFLTRGDLWISWEEGMKVFEELLLDSDYSINAGNWMWLSASAFFHQYSRIFCPVRFGKRTDPEGHYIRKYLPVLKNFPSKYIYEPWTAPAEAQREAGCIIGKEYPFPMVNHKEVSDNNLQLMKQVREEQYKTAQLTRDDVDDPMEMGLKHRHSEEVTPKGKHARKAEEL